The proteins below come from a single Thermopolyspora flexuosa genomic window:
- the rlmB gene encoding 23S rRNA (guanosine(2251)-2'-O)-methyltransferase RlmB, which translates to MAGGGKRSSKAAKKKGPTKGSGGHGKRALQGKGATPPAHMRHWYKERQRRAEAAAAAAKPARPTRVKRDDAPETVAGRNPVVEALRAKVPANALYVANRIESDDRVREAIKMAADRGIAILEVTKPELDRLTDGAAHQGLALQVPPYDYAHPDDLVERAREAEETPLIVALDGVTDPRNLGAIARSATAFGAHGIVVPSRRSVGVTASAWKTSAGTLAHLPVARASNLNNTLREYREQGLFVVGLDGEAALDISDVELLTEPLVLVIGSEGKGLSRLVREHCDVTARIPMATATESLNAGVAAGIALYETSRRR; encoded by the coding sequence ATGGCAGGCGGAGGCAAGCGATCGAGCAAGGCCGCGAAGAAGAAGGGCCCGACCAAGGGCAGCGGCGGGCACGGGAAGCGTGCGCTGCAGGGCAAGGGCGCGACCCCGCCCGCGCACATGCGCCACTGGTACAAGGAACGCCAGCGGCGCGCCGAGGCCGCCGCGGCCGCGGCCAAGCCGGCGCGGCCGACCCGGGTCAAGCGTGACGACGCGCCCGAGACGGTCGCCGGCCGCAACCCGGTCGTCGAGGCGCTCCGCGCCAAGGTGCCTGCGAACGCGCTCTACGTCGCCAACCGCATCGAGAGCGACGACCGCGTCCGCGAGGCCATCAAGATGGCCGCCGACCGCGGCATCGCCATCCTCGAGGTCACCAAGCCCGAGCTCGACCGGCTCACCGACGGCGCCGCCCACCAGGGCCTCGCCCTCCAGGTCCCGCCGTACGACTACGCCCACCCGGACGACCTGGTCGAGCGGGCCCGCGAGGCCGAGGAGACCCCGCTGATCGTCGCCCTCGACGGCGTCACCGACCCGCGCAACCTCGGCGCCATCGCCCGCTCCGCCACCGCGTTCGGCGCCCACGGCATCGTCGTGCCGAGCCGCCGCTCCGTGGGCGTCACCGCCTCGGCCTGGAAGACCTCCGCGGGCACCCTGGCCCACCTTCCGGTGGCCCGCGCCTCCAACCTCAACAACACCCTCCGCGAGTACCGCGAGCAGGGCCTCTTCGTCGTCGGCCTCGACGGCGAGGCCGCCCTCGACATCTCCGACGTCGAACTCCTCACCGAGCCGCTCGTCCTGGTCATCGGCTCCGAGGGCAAGGGCCTGTCCCGCCTCGTCCGCGAACACTGCGACGTGACCGCCCGCATCCCCATGGCCACCGCCACCGAGTCCCTCAACGCCGGCGTGGCCGCGGGCATCGCCCTCTACGAGACCTCCCGCCGCCGCTGA
- a CDS encoding RNA polymerase sigma factor produces MDDPQERFTALYDRYYRSVMGYVLLRVEQGVAEDVCSETFLVAWRRLDELPEQVLPWLLGVARNMLAKQREVRYRRKALVDRIAALTTERDQVVWDVAEHVVDREQAISALRALREKDLEAMILATWYGLAPEQAASVMGCSVRAFNVRLHRARKRLTARLRQETGAARRTVRGAHRRFAEES; encoded by the coding sequence GTGGACGATCCCCAAGAGCGATTCACCGCGCTGTACGACCGGTACTACCGGAGCGTGATGGGCTACGTGCTGCTGCGGGTCGAGCAGGGCGTGGCGGAGGACGTGTGCAGTGAGACGTTCCTCGTGGCCTGGCGGCGGCTGGACGAGTTGCCTGAGCAGGTGTTGCCGTGGCTGCTCGGGGTCGCGCGGAACATGCTCGCCAAGCAGCGCGAGGTCCGGTACCGGCGGAAGGCGCTGGTCGATCGGATCGCGGCGCTGACCACCGAGCGGGACCAGGTCGTCTGGGACGTCGCCGAGCACGTGGTGGACCGGGAGCAGGCCATCTCCGCGCTCCGGGCCCTTCGGGAGAAGGACCTGGAGGCGATGATCCTGGCCACCTGGTACGGCTTGGCGCCGGAGCAGGCGGCCTCGGTCATGGGGTGCTCGGTGCGCGCGTTCAACGTCCGGCTGCACCGGGCGCGCAAACGCCTGACGGCGAGGCTTCGCCAGGAGACAGGGGCGGCGCGCCGCACGGTGCGAGGGGCCCACAGGCGGTTCGCCGAGGAGAGCTGA
- a CDS encoding NUDIX hydrolase → MAREVAEETGLTVKVGRLVSLTSGYQLRVQVAYEATITGDRQPKVDGFEILEAK, encoded by the coding sequence ATCGCCCGTGAAGTGGCCGAGGAGACCGGCTTAACGGTCAAAGTCGGCCGGCTCGTGTCTCTCACGAGCGGCTATCAGCTCCGGGTGCAGGTGGCCTACGAGGCCACGATCACCGGAGACCGCCAGCCCAAGGTCGATGGATTCGAGATCCTGGAGGCGAAGTAA
- the cysS gene encoding cysteine--tRNA ligase, translated as MSLYLHDTSTRTVREFVPVEPGRVSIYLCGATVQAPPHIGHIRSGLNFDVLRRWLMHLGYDVWLCRNVTDIDDKIIRVAAEEGVPWFVVAERNYRLFTWAYDALGCLPPTVEPRATGHIPEMIELMARLIDKGHAYAAGGDVYFDVRSYAERYGELSNQKLENMRPAADTDTDTHKRDPRDFALWKAAKPGEPTWRTPWGPGRPGWHLECSAMATKYLGSTFDIHGGGVDLLFPHHENEQAQSRAAGDGFARYWLHNGLLTLGGEKMSKSLGNSLLVSEMLKVVRAVELRYYLVSAHYRSPIEYSEEALQEAATAYRRIEGFVTRAAEISHDVDKDDVPLPQAFVDAMNNDIGTPQAIAAIHESVREGNAALAQGNKERVARILAETEKMLDILGLNPRSEQWRTAGDDTGLRNTVDALVSVVLEQRQAARARKDYATADAIRAQLASAGIVVEDTPQGPRWELAR; from the coding sequence GTGAGCTTGTACCTACACGACACCAGCACGCGTACGGTCCGCGAATTCGTACCGGTCGAACCCGGCCGAGTGTCGATATACCTGTGTGGTGCCACCGTGCAGGCTCCGCCACACATCGGACATATCCGGTCCGGTCTTAATTTCGACGTGCTTCGGCGCTGGCTGATGCACCTCGGGTATGACGTGTGGCTCTGCCGGAACGTCACCGACATCGACGACAAGATCATTCGCGTGGCCGCCGAGGAAGGCGTGCCCTGGTTCGTCGTCGCCGAGCGCAACTACCGGCTCTTCACCTGGGCATACGACGCGCTCGGCTGCCTGCCCCCCACGGTCGAGCCGCGCGCCACCGGGCACATCCCGGAGATGATCGAGCTCATGGCCCGCCTCATCGACAAGGGCCACGCGTACGCCGCGGGCGGTGACGTCTACTTCGACGTGCGTTCCTACGCCGAGCGGTACGGCGAGCTGTCCAACCAGAAGCTCGAGAACATGCGGCCGGCCGCCGACACCGACACGGACACGCACAAGCGGGACCCGCGCGACTTCGCCCTGTGGAAGGCGGCGAAGCCGGGCGAGCCGACCTGGCGTACCCCGTGGGGCCCCGGGCGTCCGGGCTGGCACCTGGAGTGCTCGGCGATGGCCACCAAGTACCTCGGCAGCACGTTCGACATCCACGGCGGCGGTGTCGACCTGCTCTTCCCGCACCACGAGAACGAGCAGGCCCAGTCCCGCGCGGCAGGCGACGGGTTCGCCCGGTACTGGCTCCACAACGGCCTGCTCACCCTCGGCGGGGAGAAGATGAGCAAGTCGCTCGGCAACTCCCTGCTCGTCTCCGAGATGCTCAAGGTGGTCCGCGCGGTCGAGTTGCGCTACTACCTGGTGTCGGCGCACTACCGCTCGCCCATCGAGTACTCGGAGGAGGCGCTGCAGGAGGCCGCGACCGCGTACCGCCGCATCGAGGGCTTCGTCACCCGCGCCGCCGAGATCAGCCACGACGTGGACAAGGACGACGTCCCGCTGCCGCAGGCGTTCGTCGACGCGATGAACAACGACATCGGGACGCCGCAGGCGATCGCGGCCATCCACGAGTCGGTGCGCGAGGGCAACGCCGCCCTGGCCCAGGGCAACAAGGAGCGGGTCGCCCGCATCCTCGCCGAGACCGAGAAGATGCTCGACATCCTCGGCCTCAACCCGCGCTCCGAGCAGTGGCGCACCGCCGGCGACGACACCGGCCTGCGCAACACCGTGGACGCCCTCGTCTCCGTGGTCCTCGAGCAGCGCCAGGCGGCCCGCGCCCGCAAGGACTACGCGACCGCCGACGCCATCCGCGCCCAGCTCGCCTCCGCGGGCATCGTCGTCGAGGACACCCCGCAGGGCCCGCGCTGGGAGCTGGCCCGCTAG
- a CDS encoding helix-turn-helix domain-containing protein produces the protein MNRPPVPASPDDFAAEMMAYALRWWRESIARMSLRQAGMRIPLSHSYLSKLERNRRPLTADLVSQLDRAYRAEGKIAEFYRLITKFDHASRCTLAVSSPQAEEDETERRRLLQLAATGMGAGAFIAPDESVRRLVDIALNTAPRSVEDWELVRDDHLHAIRTRPAADVRDDLLVDLLRIHRELLHVDEGERTELYRIAAMLAAFHASVLTRLGERGAALRWYETARAAADSSGDRDLRLTIRGHEAGHSLYGLRSPEAVLRLTQDALRLAGSSPRPSVGLASVTRVQAHALALMNRRAEARKAVQRLTDIAEANLPVMPGFWEPSDYRIHFTESQVYSAIGDEAAAAKAQDLILKGHPDGYHVRINTRLHAAQCTVVNGGVDEGIRQATAVLAEIPKPYCNFMITETARRVLRAVPVHQRNQSVVADFRAVLPVTAAKDIDV, from the coding sequence ATGAACAGGCCTCCTGTACCGGCAAGCCCGGATGATTTCGCGGCCGAGATGATGGCCTACGCGCTCCGCTGGTGGCGCGAGAGCATCGCTCGGATGAGCCTTCGTCAGGCCGGTATGCGCATTCCCTTGAGCCACTCGTATCTCAGCAAACTGGAGCGTAACCGGCGGCCTCTAACGGCAGATCTCGTCTCACAACTGGATCGGGCCTATCGTGCTGAAGGGAAGATAGCGGAGTTTTACCGCCTGATCACTAAATTCGATCACGCATCCCGGTGTACTCTCGCCGTGAGTTCACCACAGGCCGAGGAGGACGAAACGGAACGCCGAAGGCTTCTGCAGCTCGCGGCCACCGGTATGGGCGCCGGCGCGTTCATCGCACCGGACGAATCGGTGCGCCGCCTGGTCGACATCGCGCTGAACACAGCACCGCGCAGCGTCGAGGACTGGGAATTGGTCCGCGACGACCATTTGCACGCAATTCGCACCCGGCCGGCCGCGGATGTGCGTGACGATCTACTCGTCGATCTCCTCCGCATTCACCGTGAACTGCTTCATGTCGATGAGGGTGAGCGGACCGAGCTGTACCGCATCGCGGCGATGCTCGCCGCCTTCCACGCCAGCGTCCTGACTCGACTCGGTGAACGCGGCGCGGCGTTGCGCTGGTATGAGACGGCGCGTGCCGCCGCCGATAGCTCCGGCGATCGCGACCTGCGCCTGACCATCCGCGGCCACGAGGCCGGCCATAGTCTTTACGGCCTCCGCAGTCCGGAAGCGGTGCTGCGGCTGACGCAGGACGCACTGCGCCTCGCAGGTTCAAGCCCACGCCCGTCGGTCGGTCTGGCATCGGTTACCCGCGTGCAGGCGCACGCACTCGCGCTCATGAACCGTCGCGCCGAGGCCCGTAAAGCGGTACAGCGGCTCACCGACATCGCGGAGGCGAACCTGCCCGTCATGCCTGGGTTCTGGGAACCGTCCGACTACCGCATCCACTTCACCGAGAGCCAGGTCTACTCCGCCATCGGCGATGAGGCCGCCGCGGCCAAGGCCCAGGACCTTATTCTCAAAGGCCACCCGGATGGGTATCACGTCCGAATCAATACTCGACTCCACGCCGCCCAGTGCACGGTGGTGAACGGCGGCGTCGATGAAGGCATACGGCAGGCCACGGCGGTCCTCGCAGAAATACCCAAGCCCTACTGCAACTTCATGATCACTGAGACCGCCCGTCGCGTACTCCGCGCAGTGCCCGTCCACCAGCGCAACCAGTCGGTCGTAGCCGACTTCCGTGCGGTTCTCCCCGTCACCGCGGCGAAGGACATCGACGTATAG
- a CDS encoding SAM-dependent methyltransferase, whose translation MPNSNAETGGLINRLPVVESEHLMIYGAPLDLSRPRPARVYDYPLGGKDNSAVDREAAERLLRELPDARTAARAARAFLREAVTSVASAGVRQFIDIGAGLPTAENTHQIVQRIAADARVVYVDNDPLVLSHARALLADSPQADARTIVVDGDLCDPWGIIQHPHVEDHLDLTRPVAVLLSGVLHFVTRQPVAEEIVRILRAAIPAGSYIVISHFWDDGAARTRAAARVYSEVVTPVTTRTIDQILPFFTGLEPVEPGVTRIGRWLPPAVDGDDIMSIAERADMCRLPLVCGIGRKGVE comes from the coding sequence GTGCCAAACAGTAACGCCGAAACCGGCGGACTAATCAACCGTCTTCCCGTTGTCGAATCCGAACATCTGATGATTTACGGCGCGCCGCTCGATCTCAGCCGGCCCAGACCGGCCCGGGTGTACGACTATCCGCTGGGCGGCAAGGACAACTCCGCGGTCGACCGGGAGGCCGCCGAGCGGCTGCTGCGCGAGCTGCCGGACGCGCGGACGGCGGCGAGGGCCGCCCGCGCTTTTCTGCGGGAGGCCGTCACCTCTGTCGCGTCTGCGGGCGTCAGGCAGTTCATCGACATCGGCGCCGGCCTCCCCACGGCCGAGAACACCCATCAGATCGTGCAGCGGATCGCAGCCGACGCACGCGTCGTGTACGTCGACAACGACCCGTTGGTGCTGAGCCACGCCCGCGCCCTCCTGGCGGACTCTCCTCAGGCCGACGCGCGGACCATCGTGGTCGACGGCGACCTGTGCGACCCGTGGGGGATCATCCAGCACCCTCATGTCGAGGATCATCTTGACCTCACGCGGCCCGTCGCCGTCCTGCTGTCCGGGGTACTGCACTTTGTCACGCGACAGCCGGTCGCCGAGGAGATCGTCCGTATCCTGCGCGCCGCGATCCCTGCGGGCTCCTACATCGTCATCTCCCATTTCTGGGACGACGGTGCGGCCAGAACCAGGGCGGCCGCGCGGGTGTACTCCGAAGTGGTCACGCCCGTCACCACACGCACCATCGACCAGATCCTCCCGTTTTTCACGGGCCTGGAACCGGTGGAGCCAGGCGTGACCCGAATCGGCAGATGGCTGCCCCCGGCGGTCGACGGCGACGACATCATGTCGATCGCCGAGCGCGCCGACATGTGCCGTCTGCCTTTGGTCTGCGGAATCGGGCGCAAGGGGGTCGAATGA
- a CDS encoding helix-turn-helix domain-containing protein, which produces MDRQGEGLPAGFWSTPRIAVALAESDIVTILTEIQRTRNWTQKDLGRILGYSQSWVSKVVRRRQKLSIDQIRDIARRLGVPLHLLRVGRPGDEDSTQRREFGKALAFAPLILSIGPAPKRAEADETTAPMLTAITGAQRRIEATTPARDLARAAVAHLDMANKILGRAAHSEFARDICAAASEAAGFTAWLHADMHDIGTARRYYRLSIATARRAGHPLLAAYMIGSLAAFEIENQDAALGVSLVAEARHTLGDRPPPIARAWLSGIEAVGRASCGDRTSALAALREAERAVDASERHATPPWPWVFPFDHGKLAGYRASVMVRLGRVDDAVAAFAESLAAVRPSAKQRGVVLTEIAAVRCQAGEIDEAFDLAEEALSLGVSYGSERIIHHVRAFRRGYTGPMTTTVRKFDDRLRATLV; this is translated from the coding sequence ATGGACCGGCAAGGCGAAGGGCTTCCAGCAGGCTTCTGGTCGACGCCACGCATCGCGGTGGCGCTGGCAGAGAGCGATATCGTCACCATCCTGACGGAGATCCAGCGCACCAGAAACTGGACGCAGAAGGATCTAGGCCGCATTCTCGGGTATTCGCAGAGCTGGGTCTCGAAAGTGGTAAGACGGCGACAGAAACTCTCGATTGATCAAATCAGAGACATAGCACGCCGACTTGGCGTACCGCTCCACCTGCTTCGAGTCGGCAGACCGGGAGATGAGGATTCGACGCAACGACGAGAATTCGGCAAGGCCCTGGCATTCGCGCCGCTCATCCTGAGCATCGGCCCCGCACCGAAACGCGCGGAGGCCGACGAGACCACCGCACCGATGCTGACCGCGATCACGGGCGCGCAGCGCCGTATCGAGGCGACCACACCCGCCCGCGATCTCGCCCGTGCGGCCGTCGCGCACCTCGACATGGCCAACAAGATCCTCGGCCGTGCCGCCCACTCCGAGTTCGCCCGCGACATCTGCGCGGCGGCGAGCGAGGCCGCGGGATTCACGGCCTGGCTGCACGCGGATATGCACGACATCGGTACGGCACGCAGGTACTACCGCCTGTCCATCGCCACCGCGCGCAGGGCCGGCCATCCGCTGCTCGCGGCCTACATGATCGGAAGCCTCGCCGCATTCGAGATCGAGAACCAGGACGCCGCGCTGGGGGTGAGCCTCGTGGCCGAGGCTCGGCACACCCTCGGCGACCGCCCGCCGCCGATCGCCCGCGCCTGGCTGTCCGGCATCGAGGCCGTCGGCCGAGCCTCCTGCGGTGACCGGACGTCCGCGCTCGCCGCGCTGCGCGAGGCCGAGCGGGCGGTCGACGCGAGCGAACGCCACGCGACCCCGCCGTGGCCGTGGGTCTTCCCGTTCGACCATGGCAAGCTGGCGGGATACCGGGCCTCGGTCATGGTACGGCTCGGCCGAGTGGACGACGCCGTGGCCGCCTTCGCCGAATCACTGGCGGCGGTCCGCCCGTCGGCCAAGCAGCGCGGTGTCGTGCTGACCGAGATAGCCGCCGTCAGATGCCAGGCCGGGGAGATCGACGAGGCGTTCGACCTGGCGGAGGAGGCGCTGTCGCTCGGCGTGTCGTACGGATCCGAGCGGATCATCCATCATGTCCGGGCGTTCCGCCGCGGCTACACCGGACCGATGACCACCACGGTCCGGAAGTTCGACGACAGGCTGCGCGCGACCCTCGTCTAG
- a CDS encoding DUF6461 domain-containing protein: protein MTATIDELAPFRWLGLPESDGGGPPLGVIFSVAYFRGLGAAEVARRFSRGTDPGTVMGFDGLIERVWEFVEETEGGYGGGHVGIVEAGEWCVAVEPHGWLTILSDVVAELSRGCEMLSINRHDHASVSDLVYAIDGEIVTTFPVGRPHDRHGADPDLLNDLLAELGMYPDLLDDPPGTATPDPAALSQAFALAARITGVPFTRDLLDHPMLVARIADL from the coding sequence ATGACGGCGACGATCGATGAATTAGCCCCGTTCCGCTGGCTCGGCCTCCCCGAGAGCGATGGCGGCGGCCCGCCGCTCGGCGTGATCTTCAGCGTGGCGTACTTCCGGGGTCTCGGCGCGGCGGAGGTGGCGCGGCGCTTCAGCCGCGGCACGGATCCGGGGACGGTGATGGGCTTCGACGGGCTGATCGAGCGGGTGTGGGAGTTCGTCGAGGAGACCGAGGGCGGCTACGGCGGCGGCCACGTCGGCATCGTCGAGGCCGGCGAGTGGTGCGTGGCCGTCGAGCCGCACGGCTGGCTCACCATCCTCTCGGACGTGGTGGCCGAGCTGTCCCGGGGCTGCGAGATGCTCTCGATCAACCGGCACGACCACGCGTCCGTGAGCGACCTCGTGTACGCGATCGACGGCGAGATCGTCACGACGTTCCCGGTCGGGCGTCCCCACGACCGGCACGGCGCCGACCCCGACCTGCTCAACGACCTCCTGGCCGAGCTGGGCATGTACCCGGACCTGCTGGACGACCCGCCCGGTACGGCCACGCCGGACCCCGCCGCCCTGTCGCAGGCGTTCGCCCTGGCGGCACGGATCACCGGCGTCCCGTTCACGCGGGACCTGCTCGACCACCCGATGCTCGTGGCCCGCATCGCGGACCTGTGA
- a CDS encoding DUF2637 domain-containing protein, protein MLRRLVIGAAGLLVAAVAAAACVLSFDDLRALARQAGARENLAHLYPAAFDALLLIALIGFLALGTARPLVRVQAGFVLLVLLAAASWANVAVAMRFTIDARLGAVIVGVVPWVMLLIALWLLTLLIKHAQVRRAVVDEADDAEPRDIVPFTRAGSAEEERRPDAATPDGEPTAPRAAVPAPPARSAAATAPEAADRSAAAADDAGQADRPAASAVVSPAPTGVSHEPPIPESATLPSPIPTLATAPAATSVESPGASGEPTSAERASAHPHASVAEEPQAAPEAAASVTEPATVADESADTRPVKEKGRRRPWRRRSADAGAEAAPTDVRPAGVGEAAGPVSAGEPQPEPRDDANAGDVAETASAPGGGAAAKRPIRWGDLVRRPSGGVRAGAAADTALAEGGVTASDDAMAHGAARGAGATDWEPEETDLGPRERDASTDEAEVVPAETGTRVWPPATSPASVERGAVETDEAGSPVESEADRDTRPYPHIRGRSQPLTRDAAETESSGSPTVPTVPLAPPSVRMRSTPTPPQD, encoded by the coding sequence GTGCTGCGCCGGCTGGTGATCGGCGCGGCCGGCCTTCTGGTCGCCGCGGTCGCCGCCGCCGCGTGTGTGCTGTCCTTCGACGACCTGCGCGCGCTCGCCCGGCAGGCCGGGGCCCGCGAGAACCTCGCGCACCTCTACCCCGCCGCGTTCGACGCGCTGCTGCTGATCGCGCTGATCGGCTTCCTCGCGCTCGGTACGGCCCGGCCGCTCGTGCGCGTGCAGGCCGGGTTCGTGCTGCTCGTGCTGCTCGCGGCGGCCTCGTGGGCGAACGTCGCGGTGGCGATGCGCTTCACGATCGACGCCCGGCTCGGCGCAGTGATCGTCGGCGTGGTGCCCTGGGTGATGCTGCTCATCGCCCTGTGGCTGCTCACCCTGCTCATCAAGCACGCCCAGGTACGGCGAGCCGTCGTGGACGAGGCCGACGACGCGGAGCCGCGCGACATCGTGCCGTTCACCCGGGCCGGCTCCGCCGAGGAGGAGCGTCGGCCGGACGCCGCCACGCCGGACGGTGAGCCCACCGCGCCCCGAGCGGCCGTTCCCGCGCCGCCCGCCCGCTCCGCGGCCGCGACCGCGCCGGAGGCCGCCGATCGGTCCGCCGCCGCTGCGGATGACGCCGGGCAGGCCGACCGCCCGGCCGCGAGCGCCGTGGTCTCCCCTGCGCCGACCGGGGTCAGTCACGAGCCTCCGATTCCCGAGTCGGCCACCCTGCCGAGTCCCATCCCGACCCTGGCCACGGCACCCGCCGCCACCTCGGTTGAGTCGCCGGGCGCATCCGGTGAGCCGACGTCCGCGGAGCGCGCCTCGGCCCACCCGCACGCCTCCGTCGCGGAGGAGCCGCAGGCCGCCCCGGAGGCAGCGGCCTCCGTTACCGAGCCCGCCACCGTCGCGGATGAGTCGGCCGACACGCGCCCGGTGAAGGAGAAGGGGCGTCGCCGCCCGTGGCGACGGCGCTCGGCCGACGCGGGCGCGGAGGCGGCGCCGACGGACGTCCGGCCGGCGGGGGTTGGGGAGGCCGCAGGGCCGGTGTCCGCAGGCGAGCCGCAGCCGGAGCCGCGCGACGACGCGAACGCCGGGGATGTGGCCGAGACCGCGTCCGCTCCGGGAGGAGGCGCCGCCGCCAAGCGGCCGATCCGGTGGGGTGACCTGGTGCGGCGGCCGTCGGGAGGCGTTCGGGCCGGTGCCGCTGCCGACACGGCGCTCGCCGAGGGCGGCGTGACCGCTTCCGATGACGCGATGGCACATGGCGCGGCACGCGGTGCCGGGGCAACGGACTGGGAGCCGGAGGAGACCGATCTGGGGCCGCGGGAACGGGACGCCTCGACCGACGAGGCCGAGGTCGTGCCCGCCGAGACGGGCACCCGGGTCTGGCCGCCCGCCACGTCGCCCGCCTCGGTCGAGCGGGGTGCCGTCGAGACGGACGAGGCCGGCTCACCCGTGGAGTCCGAGGCGGACCGGGACACCCGGCCGTACCCGCACATTCGTGGGCGCTCTCAGCCGCTCACGCGGGACGCGGCGGAGACCGAGTCCAGCGGCTCGCCCACCGTGCCCACCGTGCCGCTCGCGCCTCCGTCCGTGCGGATGCGCAGCACCCCGACGCCACCGCAGGACTGA
- a CDS encoding GntR family transcriptional regulator — protein MTRWQEIASQLRGAIVTGQHPPGSKLPKEEELEQRYKVSRTTVRRAIAALTNEGLVRPVRKGGTIVQHQGARHTVTLDTTVYRDEDGYYFGQAVQPLRALQPSTVTIGPCPPDLVHILGVQTGAEVVIRDRVMGDPATGQVMQLATSYLPADLAVGTVLAEPNTGPGGIYDRMEQDLGWGPLEWEGFISARAATPDEVRLLGLAPGVPVLCVTRTTMATAGTVAGRVVEVNVTRRDASRFAVGYPIVRA, from the coding sequence ATGACCCGTTGGCAGGAGATCGCGTCACAGCTACGGGGCGCCATCGTCACCGGCCAACACCCGCCCGGCTCGAAACTTCCCAAAGAGGAAGAACTGGAGCAGCGGTACAAGGTGAGCCGGACCACTGTCCGCCGCGCAATAGCCGCGCTCACCAACGAGGGCCTGGTCCGCCCTGTACGTAAGGGCGGCACCATCGTGCAACACCAGGGTGCCCGCCACACGGTCACCCTGGACACGACGGTCTACCGGGACGAGGACGGCTACTACTTCGGCCAGGCCGTACAGCCGCTCCGCGCGCTCCAGCCCTCGACCGTCACCATCGGTCCGTGCCCGCCCGATCTCGTGCACATCCTCGGTGTGCAGACCGGAGCCGAGGTCGTCATCCGGGACCGCGTTATGGGAGATCCCGCGACCGGGCAGGTCATGCAGCTTGCCACGTCCTACCTCCCTGCCGATCTGGCCGTCGGTACCGTCCTAGCCGAGCCGAACACAGGTCCCGGAGGGATCTACGACCGCATGGAGCAAGATCTCGGCTGGGGCCCCCTGGAATGGGAGGGGTTCATCTCCGCCCGCGCGGCCACCCCGGATGAGGTGCGTCTTCTCGGGCTCGCGCCCGGTGTCCCGGTGCTGTGCGTGACCCGGACGACCATGGCGACGGCCGGTACGGTCGCCGGTAGGGTGGTCGAGGTCAATGTCACCCGTCGGGACGCGAGCCGGTTCGCGGTCGGCTACCCCATCGTCCGCGCATAA
- a CDS encoding GNAT family N-acetyltransferase, protein MKVRHREPTDLPVVKAFLADNHSTRVARLGRMAHPLDHPALLAETDDGTFAGLLTYVPDPDDGSCEILTLHAVNQWQGAGTALISAVERVAAEQGIRRLWLITTNDNVDALRFYQRRGFRIADIRVGGVDECRARLKPEIPEIGDYGIPIRDEIILEKEVAAH, encoded by the coding sequence ATGAAGGTACGACACCGCGAACCCACCGATCTCCCGGTGGTGAAGGCCTTCCTCGCCGACAACCACAGCACCCGTGTGGCCCGGCTGGGGCGGATGGCGCATCCGCTCGACCATCCGGCGCTGCTCGCCGAGACCGACGACGGGACCTTCGCCGGCCTGCTCACCTATGTGCCGGACCCGGATGACGGGTCGTGCGAGATCCTCACGCTGCACGCGGTGAATCAGTGGCAGGGCGCGGGGACCGCGCTGATCTCCGCCGTCGAAAGGGTCGCGGCCGAGCAGGGGATCCGCAGGCTGTGGCTGATCACGACGAACGACAACGTCGACGCCCTGCGCTTCTACCAGCGGCGCGGCTTCCGGATCGCGGACATACGCGTGGGCGGCGTCGACGAGTGCCGAGCCAGGCTCAAGCCGGAGATCCCCGAGATCGGCGACTACGGCATTCCGATTCGCGACGAGATAATCCTCGAGAAGGAGGTTGCGGCGCACTGA
- a CDS encoding ATP-binding protein codes for MLRTSPWLYRPGIEEAGCVQMNVPDDARLLTLPGDRRAAREAREFASKVLSDWAVQGEAVGDLLLIVSELVANAVVHGAPPVHLRLWIADGMVHGAVDDHGPGRPQFANSGVPHTLDLREHGRGLTLVSAIASSVWWDLLIGGGVRVGFSYVLAAEEHSDH; via the coding sequence ATGCTGCGGACATCACCGTGGCTGTATCGTCCCGGCATCGAGGAAGCGGGGTGCGTCCAGATGAACGTGCCCGATGACGCCCGGCTGCTGACGCTCCCCGGAGACCGGCGTGCGGCGAGAGAGGCACGCGAGTTCGCGAGCAAGGTCCTCAGCGATTGGGCCGTACAAGGCGAGGCTGTCGGCGATCTCCTACTCATCGTCTCCGAGCTGGTCGCCAACGCCGTCGTCCACGGCGCTCCCCCGGTTCACCTACGGCTGTGGATCGCGGACGGCATGGTGCACGGGGCGGTCGACGACCACGGACCCGGCAGACCGCAGTTCGCCAACAGCGGCGTCCCGCACACCCTGGACCTACGCGAACACGGACGCGGCCTGACACTCGTATCTGCGATCGCAAGCTCGGTCTGGTGGGACCTACTCATCGGTGGCGGCGTCCGCGTCGGCTTCTCGTACGTACTTGCCGCCGAAGAACACTCTGATCATTGA